One Punica granatum isolate Tunisia-2019 chromosome 3, ASM765513v2, whole genome shotgun sequence genomic window carries:
- the LOC116198756 gene encoding beta-glucosidase 12-like isoform X3 yields MRVQRMKMEEAPAFGTISPIHTQEDVGIMKDIGFDAYKMSISWPRILPNGKLSGGVNHEGIQYYNHLIDELLANGIEPYVTLFHWDLPQTLDDEYGGFLSPRVVDDYRDFVDVCFEEFGDRVKHWITINEPWTYSYGGYAIGDCAPGRCSAWQQLNCTGGDSGTEPYLVAHHLLLAHAAAVKLYKENYQASQNGSIGITLTTQWFEPYSDSVNDRNAALRAFDFVLGWFMDPLINGDYPYSMRSLVGRRLPRFTNEQSIMVKDSFDFIGMNYYTANYAQDAPRILIPSYTTDSCVYLTTERYGVPIGPPTAMSGLFVYPEGIWKLIMYIKNKYGNPLIFITENGLAESNNSTLPLEQQLYDPMRIKFHYSHLSYLLKAIKEGANVKGYFAWSFLDDFEWYNGYTIRFGVNYVDYQNELKRYPKYSTFWFKSFLERSSMWK; encoded by the exons ATGAGGGTGCAGCGAATGAAGATGGAAGAGGCCCCAGCATTTGGGACTATTTCACCCATACATACCCAG GAAGATGTGGGTATAATGAAAGACATAGGTTTTGATGCTTATAAAATGTCAATCTCATGGCCTCGAATATTACCTA ATGGAAAACTAAGTGGAGGTGTCAACCATGAAGGAATACAATATTACAACCACCTTATCGATGAGCTCCTAGCCAATg GAATCGAACCCTACGTCACTTTATTTCATTGGGACCTTCCTCAAACTTTAGATGATGAGTACGGCGGTTTCCTGAGTCCTCGCGTCGT TGACGATTATCGAGATTTTGTGGATGTTTGCTTCGAGGAGTTCGGTGATCGGGTGAAGCACTGGATAACAATAAATGAGCCATGGACCTACAGTTATGGTGGCTATGCTATTGGAGATTGTGCGCCGGGCCGGTGTTCTGCTTGGCAACAGCTGAACTGCACCGGCGGGGATTCAGGCACGGAGCCGTACTTAGTTGCGCACCATCTACTTCTTGCTCATGCAGCAGCTGTTAAGCTGTACAAAGAAAACTATCAG GCATCTCAAAATGGATCGATCGGGATCACGCTGACGACCCAATGGTTTGAGCCTTACTCAGATTCAGTAAATGACCGTAACGCTGCTCTACGAGCCTTCGATTTTGTGCTTGGCTG GTTCATGGATCCGCTAATAAACGGCGACTACCCATATAGCATGCGATCTCTTGTCGGGAGGAGACTTCCAAGGTTCACAAATGAACAGTCTATAATGGTGAAGGATTCATTTGACTTCATTGGAATGAACTACTACACAGCTAATTATGCACAAGATGCACCTCGAATTTTAATCCCGAGCTACACAACCGATTCTTGTGTCTATCTTACAA CGGAGCGCTACGGAGTCCCTATTGGTCCTCCG ACCGCAATGAGTGGGTTGTTTGTTTATCCTGAGGGAATCTGGAAACTCATCATGTACATAAAGAATAAGTATGGCAATCCACTCATTTTCATAACCGAAAACG GATTGGCTGAGTCCAACAATTCAACGCTGCCGCTTGAGCAACAACTATATGATCCCATGAGgataaaatttcattatagCCATCTCTCATACCTTTTGAAAGCGATCAA GGAAGGCGCCAATGTAAAGGGCTACTTTGCATGGTCGTTCCTGGACGACTTCGAGTGGTACAATGGTTATACGATCCGATTCGGTGTCAACTATGTAGATTACCAGAATGAACTTAAAAGATATCCAAAGTACTCGACCTTCTGGTTCAAGAGCTTTCTCGAAAGAAGTAGCATGTGGAAATAA
- the LOC116198756 gene encoding beta-glucosidase 12-like isoform X1 has product MAPNSGMNLRLLVLLLLVLGLLNMKNVAGYGHPFFPKSYSTLSLKRSSFPPGFIFGVASSSYQYEGAANEDGRGPSIWDYFTHTYPEKIADRSNGDDAVNQYHKYKEDVGIMKDIGFDAYKMSISWPRILPNGKLSGGVNHEGIQYYNHLIDELLANGIEPYVTLFHWDLPQTLDDEYGGFLSPRVVDDYRDFVDVCFEEFGDRVKHWITINEPWTYSYGGYAIGDCAPGRCSAWQQLNCTGGDSGTEPYLVAHHLLLAHAAAVKLYKENYQASQNGSIGITLTTQWFEPYSDSVNDRNAALRAFDFVLGWFMDPLINGDYPYSMRSLVGRRLPRFTNEQSIMVKDSFDFIGMNYYTANYAQDAPRILIPSYTTDSCVYLTTERYGVPIGPPTAMSGLFVYPEGIWKLIMYIKNKYGNPLIFITENGLAESNNSTLPLEQQLYDPMRIKFHYSHLSYLLKAIKEGANVKGYFAWSFLDDFEWYNGYTIRFGVNYVDYQNELKRYPKYSTFWFKSFLERSSMWK; this is encoded by the exons ATGGCTCCTAATTCGGGGATGAATCTTCGTCTActtgttcttctccttctGGTCTTGGGCTTGCTCAATATGAAAAATGTTGCTGGATACGGTCATCCATTCTTCCCAAAGTCctattccacgttgagcctcaAGCGGAGCAGCTTCCCTCCGGGTTTCATCTTTGGGGTGGCCTCCTCTTCCTACCAG TATGAGGGTGCAGCGAATGAAGATGGAAGAGGCCCCAGCATTTGGGACTATTTCACCCATACATACCCAG AAAAAATAGCAGATAGAAGTAATGGAGATGATGCAGTTAACCAATACCACAAATATAAG GAAGATGTGGGTATAATGAAAGACATAGGTTTTGATGCTTATAAAATGTCAATCTCATGGCCTCGAATATTACCTA ATGGAAAACTAAGTGGAGGTGTCAACCATGAAGGAATACAATATTACAACCACCTTATCGATGAGCTCCTAGCCAATg GAATCGAACCCTACGTCACTTTATTTCATTGGGACCTTCCTCAAACTTTAGATGATGAGTACGGCGGTTTCCTGAGTCCTCGCGTCGT TGACGATTATCGAGATTTTGTGGATGTTTGCTTCGAGGAGTTCGGTGATCGGGTGAAGCACTGGATAACAATAAATGAGCCATGGACCTACAGTTATGGTGGCTATGCTATTGGAGATTGTGCGCCGGGCCGGTGTTCTGCTTGGCAACAGCTGAACTGCACCGGCGGGGATTCAGGCACGGAGCCGTACTTAGTTGCGCACCATCTACTTCTTGCTCATGCAGCAGCTGTTAAGCTGTACAAAGAAAACTATCAG GCATCTCAAAATGGATCGATCGGGATCACGCTGACGACCCAATGGTTTGAGCCTTACTCAGATTCAGTAAATGACCGTAACGCTGCTCTACGAGCCTTCGATTTTGTGCTTGGCTG GTTCATGGATCCGCTAATAAACGGCGACTACCCATATAGCATGCGATCTCTTGTCGGGAGGAGACTTCCAAGGTTCACAAATGAACAGTCTATAATGGTGAAGGATTCATTTGACTTCATTGGAATGAACTACTACACAGCTAATTATGCACAAGATGCACCTCGAATTTTAATCCCGAGCTACACAACCGATTCTTGTGTCTATCTTACAA CGGAGCGCTACGGAGTCCCTATTGGTCCTCCG ACCGCAATGAGTGGGTTGTTTGTTTATCCTGAGGGAATCTGGAAACTCATCATGTACATAAAGAATAAGTATGGCAATCCACTCATTTTCATAACCGAAAACG GATTGGCTGAGTCCAACAATTCAACGCTGCCGCTTGAGCAACAACTATATGATCCCATGAGgataaaatttcattatagCCATCTCTCATACCTTTTGAAAGCGATCAA GGAAGGCGCCAATGTAAAGGGCTACTTTGCATGGTCGTTCCTGGACGACTTCGAGTGGTACAATGGTTATACGATCCGATTCGGTGTCAACTATGTAGATTACCAGAATGAACTTAAAAGATATCCAAAGTACTCGACCTTCTGGTTCAAGAGCTTTCTCGAAAGAAGTAGCATGTGGAAATAA
- the LOC116198756 gene encoding beta-glucosidase 12-like isoform X2 — MAPNSGMNLRLLVLLLLVLGLLNMKNVAGYGHPFFPKSYSTLSLKRSSFPPGFIFGVASSSYQYEGAANEDGRGPSIWDYFTHTYPDGKLSGGVNHEGIQYYNHLIDELLANGIEPYVTLFHWDLPQTLDDEYGGFLSPRVVDDYRDFVDVCFEEFGDRVKHWITINEPWTYSYGGYAIGDCAPGRCSAWQQLNCTGGDSGTEPYLVAHHLLLAHAAAVKLYKENYQASQNGSIGITLTTQWFEPYSDSVNDRNAALRAFDFVLGWFMDPLINGDYPYSMRSLVGRRLPRFTNEQSIMVKDSFDFIGMNYYTANYAQDAPRILIPSYTTDSCVYLTTERYGVPIGPPTAMSGLFVYPEGIWKLIMYIKNKYGNPLIFITENGLAESNNSTLPLEQQLYDPMRIKFHYSHLSYLLKAIKEGANVKGYFAWSFLDDFEWYNGYTIRFGVNYVDYQNELKRYPKYSTFWFKSFLERSSMWK, encoded by the exons ATGGCTCCTAATTCGGGGATGAATCTTCGTCTActtgttcttctccttctGGTCTTGGGCTTGCTCAATATGAAAAATGTTGCTGGATACGGTCATCCATTCTTCCCAAAGTCctattccacgttgagcctcaAGCGGAGCAGCTTCCCTCCGGGTTTCATCTTTGGGGTGGCCTCCTCTTCCTACCAG TATGAGGGTGCAGCGAATGAAGATGGAAGAGGCCCCAGCATTTGGGACTATTTCACCCATACATACCCAG ATGGAAAACTAAGTGGAGGTGTCAACCATGAAGGAATACAATATTACAACCACCTTATCGATGAGCTCCTAGCCAATg GAATCGAACCCTACGTCACTTTATTTCATTGGGACCTTCCTCAAACTTTAGATGATGAGTACGGCGGTTTCCTGAGTCCTCGCGTCGT TGACGATTATCGAGATTTTGTGGATGTTTGCTTCGAGGAGTTCGGTGATCGGGTGAAGCACTGGATAACAATAAATGAGCCATGGACCTACAGTTATGGTGGCTATGCTATTGGAGATTGTGCGCCGGGCCGGTGTTCTGCTTGGCAACAGCTGAACTGCACCGGCGGGGATTCAGGCACGGAGCCGTACTTAGTTGCGCACCATCTACTTCTTGCTCATGCAGCAGCTGTTAAGCTGTACAAAGAAAACTATCAG GCATCTCAAAATGGATCGATCGGGATCACGCTGACGACCCAATGGTTTGAGCCTTACTCAGATTCAGTAAATGACCGTAACGCTGCTCTACGAGCCTTCGATTTTGTGCTTGGCTG GTTCATGGATCCGCTAATAAACGGCGACTACCCATATAGCATGCGATCTCTTGTCGGGAGGAGACTTCCAAGGTTCACAAATGAACAGTCTATAATGGTGAAGGATTCATTTGACTTCATTGGAATGAACTACTACACAGCTAATTATGCACAAGATGCACCTCGAATTTTAATCCCGAGCTACACAACCGATTCTTGTGTCTATCTTACAA CGGAGCGCTACGGAGTCCCTATTGGTCCTCCG ACCGCAATGAGTGGGTTGTTTGTTTATCCTGAGGGAATCTGGAAACTCATCATGTACATAAAGAATAAGTATGGCAATCCACTCATTTTCATAACCGAAAACG GATTGGCTGAGTCCAACAATTCAACGCTGCCGCTTGAGCAACAACTATATGATCCCATGAGgataaaatttcattatagCCATCTCTCATACCTTTTGAAAGCGATCAA GGAAGGCGCCAATGTAAAGGGCTACTTTGCATGGTCGTTCCTGGACGACTTCGAGTGGTACAATGGTTATACGATCCGATTCGGTGTCAACTATGTAGATTACCAGAATGAACTTAAAAGATATCCAAAGTACTCGACCTTCTGGTTCAAGAGCTTTCTCGAAAGAAGTAGCATGTGGAAATAA